In the genome of Vicia villosa cultivar HV-30 ecotype Madison, WI unplaced genomic scaffold, Vvil1.0 ctg.005101F_1_1, whole genome shotgun sequence, one region contains:
- the LOC131642474 gene encoding uncharacterized protein LOC131642474 — MCTNNLLDNIIDNGFFGCFNCFCKNGMDVLFWLNNWLGEQPLCTEFPDLYGLSNWKHCTVAEVLVRIGGSVTWDYGGLFSAGSTHGFPNTAAAAASPNWTRFCDRIRGFSPSENGCDTFSWSLDEDKDFTVASITHVIDSAKSFAWDYHLINPLKVMWELKLPPKIKVFAWRFFIDRLPTRDQLLKRGVANVSSPDLVMCGSSFESSSHLFFTCQEAKIIWKHVFIWLGISEAINVEEIICFDVTQEKVKCCKRRILINFVWVATIWSIWLMRNAIIFKGEEFCFDVICSNIVFLSWRWMYSGYTKFRPAYYEWFKLPLSDTSSL, encoded by the coding sequence ATGTGCACGAACAATTTGTTGGATAACATTATTGATAACGGTTTCTTCGGATGTTTCAATTGCTTTTGCAAAAATGGAATGGATGTTCTTTTTTGGCTCAATAATTGGTTGGGAGAACAACCACTTTGCACGGAATTCCCGGACTTGTATGGATTGTCAAATTGGAAGCATTGTACGGTGGCGGAGGTGTTAGTGCGGATAGGAGGTTCGGTTACGTGGGATTATGGAGGCCTTTTTTCAGCCGGATCTACTCACGGCTTCCCCAACACTGCCGCGGCAGCAGCCAGTCCAAATTGGACTCGGTTTTGTGACCGCATACGGGGATTCTCTCCTAGTGAGAATGGTTGCGACACTTTTTCATGGTCTTTAGACGAGGATAAGGATTTCACCGTTGCGAGCATCACTCACGTGATTGATAGCGCCAaatcttttgcatgggattatcATTTGATTAATCCCTTAAAAGTGATGTGGGAGCTAAAACTACCGCCCAAGATTAAGGTCTTTGCTTGGAGATTCTTTATTGATCGGCTTCCTACTAGAGATCAATTATTGAAAAGAGGTGTTGCTAATGTATCGAGCCCGGATCTTGTGATGTGTGGTTCTTCCTTTGAATCATCTTCCCATCTTTTTTTCACTTGTCAAGAGGCGAAAATAATTTGGAAACACGTTTTTATTTGGCTCGGAATTTCGGAGGCGATTAATGTGGAGGAGATAATTTGTTTCGATGTTACTCAAGAAAAGGTGAAATGTTGCAAGCGaagaattttaatcaattttgtttGGGTGGCTACTATTTGGAGCATTTGGCTTATGAGGAATGCTATTATCTTCAAGGGGGAGGAGTTTTGTTTCGACGTTATTTGTTCTaacattgtttttctttcttgGAGATGGATGTATAGCGGATATACTAAGTTTAGACCAGCCTATTATGAgtggtttaaacttcctttatccgaCACAAGCAGTCTTTAG